Part of the Halodesulfurarchaeum formicicum genome is shown below.
CCAGGCCTGGAAGAGTCGCACCTTCGAAACCGAGCCGGAGCAAATCGTTCCAGACACCGTCCGGATTCCCCTGCTCACGAACGAACGCCTCGAGGGCCTGGTCACGCGGAGTCGGCCTGTCGTGGTCCCTGGCGAGCGGGTCGAGCAGGGGGACCTGATCGCCGAGCCGGCCCAGGAGGGCATCAGCAACCCACAGCACGCCTCGATCGACGGGGAAGTCGCGGCGGTCACGCGGAGCCATGTAACCATCGAGCGGGTCTGACACATCCACGCATCTTTGAGGCCGGCCGGCCAACCCACCAGTAATGGCCGCCGATCCACTTGCCGTGGCCGTGTTCACCGTCCTCCCCCTCACGGTGCTCGCGGGCGGGTTCGTCCTGACAGTCTGGGGCGCGGTCGTCCGTGAACGGCGGCTCCTGATCGGCTCGCTTTTGCTCGGACTCATGGGCGCCCACCAGGTGACCGAAGTCTGGCTGCTGCTCACCGGGGCGAACCCGCTCGGGAACGTCCTGGGCGAGGTCTTCGAGACGAGTGTGAACCTGCTCGCGGTGCTCACGGTGGGGGTCCTGGGCCGGCGGCTCCAGGTCGAACAGCGAAAACGCGAGCAGCAGGCCGTCGTGACCCGTGAACTTGGCGCGGGCCCGATTCCGGGAGCGGCGGACCAAGACACCGACAGAAAACACCGCAGCCTGCTGGGGCCGGCGACGTTCCAGCTGCCGGTAGTCGGCCGCCTCGCCTCGTGGGCCTTTGTGAGCCTGCCGCTGGGCACGACAGCGACGCTCAACACGGTCATCGAGACGGCCACGCGGAATCTGCAAGTGACCTATCCGGCGATGAAAGTCGACCGGGAGGCGGTCCCCGAACGTACCGTGTTTGCGGAGGCGACGACCCTCGTGGACATCACCGAGACGATTCTGAAACAACTCGTCCTGTACAACGATTCGAGCGAGCCCGAGATCCGGATCCGTGTGAGGACCGAGGGGTCACGGGCGATCGTCGAGATTAGCGACAACGGGCCGGCGCTCCCGGCAGCGGTCAGCGAGCAGTTGACCGGGCGGGCGACCGAGGCTGCGCGGCCGGACCTCGAACTCGGTCCGGTCCACGCGTTGCTCGAACAGTGGGGCGGCTCCATCGACGTCACGGACTCGACCGTGGAACTCACGCTGCTCCGTCCCTATCCACGTGACAGAAAGTAGCGCGGCGACGCGCGCTGTCTAGCCCCGATCGTCTCAGCGTTCCGTCGCGTCGAACTGTTCACGATCCCAGGCGACGAAGGCTCTCGCGAACGAGCAGACAGCCGCGTACACTCCTTCAGCATCGTCGGCCGAGCCGACCGCCTCGGAGAAGTCCGCGAGCCACGCGAGGTGATCGATCATCTCCCCCTGAACCGCGAGCAGTTCCTCGCTCGGCTGGGAGTCACCGGTAGCCTGCCGCGCAGCGAGGCGGGCCATGAACTCGAACTCCGCGGCGACGTGGTCGGGGATTCCCTCACCGCGTTCTGGGGTGAAGTTCGCGCGATCGTAGAGCGCGGCGACGGATTCGGCCGGGTCGCCGAAGAGTTCCCCGGCGGTCCCGACCTCGTGATACGCCGCGTCCGAGTCGTAGGCCTCACTCGGCTCTGTCGCGTGGCCAGAG
Proteins encoded:
- a CDS encoding histidine kinase, yielding MAADPLAVAVFTVLPLTVLAGGFVLTVWGAVVRERRLLIGSLLLGLMGAHQVTEVWLLLTGANPLGNVLGEVFETSVNLLAVLTVGVLGRRLQVEQRKREQQAVVTRELGAGPIPGAADQDTDRKHRSLLGPATFQLPVVGRLASWAFVSLPLGTTATLNTVIETATRNLQVTYPAMKVDREAVPERTVFAEATTLVDITETILKQLVLYNDSSEPEIRIRVRTEGSRAIVEISDNGPALPAAVSEQLTGRATEAARPDLELGPVHALLEQWGGSIDVTDSTVELTLLRPYPRDRK
- a CDS encoding TorD/DmsD family molecular chaperone codes for the protein MSEGTVAAEFARARADLYDLLSRAFDGDTEALAEALETGVFADFAGVLPGAPDTAVLTRTDLDQDALQVGYDNLFVVPGPYYVPPFASGHATEPSEAYDSDAAYHEVGTAGELFGDPAESVAALYDRANFTPERGEGIPDHVAAEFEFMARLAARQATGDSQPSEELLAVQGEMIDHLAWLADFSEAVGSADDAEGVYAAVCSFARAFVAWDREQFDATER